A region from the Vanacampus margaritifer isolate UIUO_Vmar chromosome 5, RoL_Vmar_1.0, whole genome shotgun sequence genome encodes:
- the LOC144052031 gene encoding putative E3 ubiquitin-protein ligase HERC6 isoform X3 gives MSDLLFWGDSTCGQFGSQASSSPVKWPFPRVVTNICCGNQHILFLLKDGVVSSYGSNSRRQLGRKVFTGENTSGHVEGLPEVVSLACGQDHSLALCASGRVYSWGAAEDGQLGLLPDVLYDAQRPSPVHIPLQIPVIQVACGNFYSMALTKGGSVFSWGLNSHGQLGLGRQISLQYTPLLVCALTGIPVTQISAGADHVLFLTLSGLVYCCGANAHGQLGLNRIDSNGRFNICVVPALRRLSVSFITCGEAHTAVLTKDGNVYTFGEGAHGQLGHGSSANELLPKLVDGIDGGASQVKCGRRHTLVLGSSGQIWAFGSGVKGQIGTGKPEGSLTPTLVQLPWNSDSATVAPTDLKIAAGWNANFAFSSSQMNLAALIEVLLCLRNTLKSPEIIAVLLSCPLLQDASAVLSLVLPLAMVVDEMSEKAQTTLKGWWSSMAADMLLQHILVFKNALDFAIQSGLLLTHIPGMKAVLEVLKLLYKANKRGKSYKVPLSTFYVEDFKNELFQDVHRWHAFSKSEDNAPAILCRYPFVLNLVCKVAAFEIMASITKSAHLVPRGLMPQHFHSVAPVLQLSLRPSHVLEDTFRQLDAADHSAFKKELVVQFVDDGKVMQVNKRDLFLHVFDELMAPHLFMYNVKTRLAWFPPKPKVGENTYFLFGVLCGLALHNDNMVHMPFPLVLFRKLLGVKPSLDDMKEFEPTVAEGLRCILEDYSADVLEDMETTFTVTWGGDEVELDPKDADKLVTSSNKKEFVSAFVNYAFSKSVEGVFEAFKRGFFKVCEADVVAFFQPEELQAVMVGNENYDWDVFKQNTVYEGEYHAAHPNIVIFWEVFDRLTEEEKKKFLSFLTGCDRVPFSGMSSIQMTVAILPGSSDLHFPEALTCHHLLLLPIYLPYPVGRQMYNRLLYAINHSRGFTKTYKTEG, from the exons ATGTCGGACCTCTTGTTCTGGGGAGACAGCACTTGTGGACAGTTTGGATCACAGGCATCCTCGAGTCCCGTGAAGTGGCCCTTCCCTCGTGTCGTGACCAACATTTGCTGTGGGAACCAGCACATTTTATTCCTGCTGAAGGATGGAGTTGTTTCTTCCTACGGAAGCAACTCGAGAAGGCAGCTTGGACGAAAGGTTTTTACAGGTGAAAACACCTCAG GCCATGTGGAGGGTCTACCTGAGGTGGTGAGCTTGGCTTGTGGGCAGGACCATTCTCTGGCCCTCTGTGCATCTGGACGAGTCTATTCCTGGGGAGCAGCAGAGGATGGACAACTCGGGTTATTGCCTGATGTTTTATATGATGCTCAGAGACCAAG TCCAGTGCATATACCACTGCAAATACCAGTGATTCAGGTTGCTTGTGGAAACTTTTACTCCATGGCATTGACTAAAG GAGGCAGCGTTTTCTCGTGGGGTTTAAACAGTCACGGCCAACTGGGTTTGGGGAGGCAGATTTCTCTGCAGTACACACCCCTCCTGGTGTGCGCACTCACTGGCATACCGGTAACCCAGATCTCAGCCGGAGCGGATCATGTGCTGTTCCTCACCTTGTCAGGCCTGGTGTACTGCTGCGGGGCCAATGCACATGGTCAGCTGGGCCTTAACAGGATTGATAGCAATG GCAGATTCAACATCTGTGTTGTTCCCGCTCTTCGACGTCTGAGTGTCTCCTTCATCACTTGTGGAGAGGCTCACACTGCCGTCTTAACAAAG GACGGCAACGTTTATACATTTGGAGAGGGAGCTCATGGTCAGCTGGGTCATGGCTCTTCTGCTAATGAGCTGTTACCCAAACTGGTGGATGGGATTGATGGAGGTGCCTCACAGGTGAAATGTGGCAG ACGTCACACTCTCGTTTTGGGATCCTCTGGCCAAATTTGGGCTTTTGGCAGTGGGGTGAAAGGTCAGATTGGGACTGGAAAACCAGAGGGCAGTCTGACTCCCACGCTAGTGCAACTTCCATGGAACTCTGACAGCGCAACAGTCGCACCCACAG ATTTGAAAATAGCAGCCGGGTGGAATGCAAACTTTGCTTTCTCTTCATCACAG ATGAATCTGGCAGCACTGATAGAGGTGCTGCTGTGTTTGCGAAACACCCTCAAATCTCCAGAGATCATCGCGGTCCTGCTCTCGTGCCCTCTCCTGCAAGATGCTTCAGCAGTTCTTTCCCTCGTCTTGCCTTTGGCGATGGTTGTTGACGAGATGAGTGAGAAGGCTCAGACAACGCTAA AAGGCTGGTGGTCCTCCATGGCAGCCGACATGCTGTTGCAACACATCCTGGTGTTCAAAAATGCTTTGGACTTTGCAATCCAAAGTGGCCTCTTGTTAACTCACATTCCAGGCATGAAAGCCGTGCTGGAAGTCCTCAAGCTCCTCTACAAA GCAAACAAAAGAGGGAAATCCTACAAAGTCCCGCTGAGCACCTTTTATGTTGAGGACTTTAAAAACGAGCTCTTTCAGGACGTCCACCGTTGGCATGCATTTTCTAAAAGCGAG GATAATGCACCTGCCATCTTATGCCGGTACCCCTTTGTGCTTAATTTGGTATGCAAGGTGGCAGCCTTTGAGATCATGGCATCTATAACAAAG TCAGCTCACCTTGTCCCCCGTGGTCTGATGCCCCAACATTTCCACTCAGTAGCACCAGTCCTTCAGCTGTCACTGAGACCAAGTCACGTGCTCGAGGACACCTTCAGACAACTCGATGCGGCCGACCACAGCGCCTTCAAAAAAGAACTTGTG GTGCAGTTTGTGGATGACGGCAAAGTGATGCAAGTCAACAAGAGGGACCTCTTTCTCCATGTCTTTGATGAGCTGATGGCGCCGCACTTGTTCATGTACAACGTGAAGACTAGGCTGGCCTGGTTCCCCCCCAAG CCCAAAGTAGGGGAGAACACATACTTCCTGTTTGGGGTTCTATGCGGCCTGGCTCTGCACAACGACAACATGGTCCATATGCCCTTCCCGCTCGTTCTCTTCAGGAAGCTACTCGGGGTCAAGCCCTCATTGGACGACATGAAGGAATTTGAACCCACCGTCGCAGA GGGATTGCGATGCATTTTAGAAGATTACAGCGCCGATGTCCTCGAAGACATGGAGACTACTTTTACC gtgacTTGGGGCGGTGATGAAGTAGAGCTTGATCCAAAAGATGCTGATAAACTTGTCACAAGTTCCAACAA GAAAGAGTTTGTGTCCGCCTTTGTCAACTACGCCTTCAGCAAATCGGTGGAGGGCGTCTTTGAGGCGTTCAAGAGAGGCTTCTTCAAGGTGTGCGAGGCGGACGTGGTGGCCTTCTTTCAGCCGGAGGAGCTGCAAGCGGTGATGGTGGGAAATGAAAACTACGACTGGGATGTGTTCAAGCAG AATACCGTCTATGAAGGCGAGTATCACGCTGCCCACCCAAACATTGTCATCTTCTGGGAGGTGTTTGACAGACTGACtgaggaagaaaagaagaaattccTTT CTTTTCTTACGGGCTGCGACCGGGTGCCTTTTTCAGGCATGTCCAGCATCCAGATGACAGTCGCCATCTTGCCCGGCTCTTCCGATCTCCATTTCCCAGAGGCCCTCACGTGCCACCACCTTCTGTTGCTACCCATCTACCTGCCGTACCCGGTCGGGAGGCAAATGTACAACAGGCTCCTTTATGCCATCAATCATAGTCGTGGCTTcaccaaaacgtataaaacagAAGGCTAA
- the LOC144052031 gene encoding putative E3 ubiquitin-protein ligase HERC6 isoform X1, with the protein MSDLLFWGDSTCGQFGSQASSSPVKWPFPRVVTNICCGNQHILFLLKDGVVSSYGSNSRRQLGRKVFTGENTSGHVEGLPEVVSLACGQDHSLALCASGRVYSWGAAEDGQLGLLPDVLYDAQRPSPVHIPLQIPVIQVACGNFYSMALTKGGSVFSWGLNSHGQLGLGRQISLQYTPLLVCALTGIPVTQISAGADHVLFLTLSGLVYCCGANAHGQLGLNRIDSNGRFNICVVPALRRLSVSFITCGEAHTAVLTKDGNVYTFGEGAHGQLGHGSSANELLPKLVDGIDGGASQVKCGRRHTLVLGSSGQIWAFGSGVKGQIGTGKPEGSLTPTLVQLPWNSDSATVAPTDLKIAAGWNANFAFSSSQSGKQRQIIGRLDEEKVQKWLALKKRNTEAEREINEVFFTNSSLVASFTKNIGLSLKADALNVDLEAARQTFSKMLAVPWIKKKMNLAALIEVLLCLRNTLKSPEIIAVLLSCPLLQDASAVLSLVLPLAMVVDEMSEKAQTTLKGWWSSMAADMLLQHILVFKNALDFAIQSGLLLTHIPGMKAVLEVLKLLYKANKRGKSYKVPLSTFYVEDFKNELFQDVHRWHAFSKSEDNAPAILCRYPFVLNLVCKVAAFEIMASITKSAHLVPRGLMPQHFHSVAPVLQLSLRPSHVLEDTFRQLDAADHSAFKKELVVQFVDDGKVMQVNKRDLFLHVFDELMAPHLFMYNVKTRLAWFPPKPKVGENTYFLFGVLCGLALHNDNMVHMPFPLVLFRKLLGVKPSLDDMKEFEPTVAEGLRCILEDYSADVLEDMETTFTVTWGGDEVELDPKDADKLVTSSNKKEFVSAFVNYAFSKSVEGVFEAFKRGFFKVCEADVVAFFQPEELQAVMVGNENYDWDVFKQNTVYEGEYHAAHPNIVIFWEVFDRLTEEEKKKFLSFLTGCDRVPFSGMSSIQMTVAILPGSSDLHFPEALTCHHLLLLPIYLPYPVGRQMYNRLLYAINHSRGFTKTYKTEG; encoded by the exons ATGTCGGACCTCTTGTTCTGGGGAGACAGCACTTGTGGACAGTTTGGATCACAGGCATCCTCGAGTCCCGTGAAGTGGCCCTTCCCTCGTGTCGTGACCAACATTTGCTGTGGGAACCAGCACATTTTATTCCTGCTGAAGGATGGAGTTGTTTCTTCCTACGGAAGCAACTCGAGAAGGCAGCTTGGACGAAAGGTTTTTACAGGTGAAAACACCTCAG GCCATGTGGAGGGTCTACCTGAGGTGGTGAGCTTGGCTTGTGGGCAGGACCATTCTCTGGCCCTCTGTGCATCTGGACGAGTCTATTCCTGGGGAGCAGCAGAGGATGGACAACTCGGGTTATTGCCTGATGTTTTATATGATGCTCAGAGACCAAG TCCAGTGCATATACCACTGCAAATACCAGTGATTCAGGTTGCTTGTGGAAACTTTTACTCCATGGCATTGACTAAAG GAGGCAGCGTTTTCTCGTGGGGTTTAAACAGTCACGGCCAACTGGGTTTGGGGAGGCAGATTTCTCTGCAGTACACACCCCTCCTGGTGTGCGCACTCACTGGCATACCGGTAACCCAGATCTCAGCCGGAGCGGATCATGTGCTGTTCCTCACCTTGTCAGGCCTGGTGTACTGCTGCGGGGCCAATGCACATGGTCAGCTGGGCCTTAACAGGATTGATAGCAATG GCAGATTCAACATCTGTGTTGTTCCCGCTCTTCGACGTCTGAGTGTCTCCTTCATCACTTGTGGAGAGGCTCACACTGCCGTCTTAACAAAG GACGGCAACGTTTATACATTTGGAGAGGGAGCTCATGGTCAGCTGGGTCATGGCTCTTCTGCTAATGAGCTGTTACCCAAACTGGTGGATGGGATTGATGGAGGTGCCTCACAGGTGAAATGTGGCAG ACGTCACACTCTCGTTTTGGGATCCTCTGGCCAAATTTGGGCTTTTGGCAGTGGGGTGAAAGGTCAGATTGGGACTGGAAAACCAGAGGGCAGTCTGACTCCCACGCTAGTGCAACTTCCATGGAACTCTGACAGCGCAACAGTCGCACCCACAG ATTTGAAAATAGCAGCCGGGTGGAATGCAAACTTTGCTTTCTCTTCATCACAG AGTGGAAAGCAACGTCAGATTATCGGAAGGCTTGATGaggaaaaagtacaaaaatggcTGGCATTAAAAAAGCGCAATACAGAGGCTGAAAG AGAAATCAATGAGGTCTTTTTCACAAATTCAAGCCTTGTCGCAAGTTTCACAAAAAACAT TGGGCTTTCACTAAAAGCAGATGCCTTGAATGTGGACCTTGAGGCTGCCAGACAAACTTTCTCTAAGATGCTGGCAGTgccatggattaaaaaaaag ATGAATCTGGCAGCACTGATAGAGGTGCTGCTGTGTTTGCGAAACACCCTCAAATCTCCAGAGATCATCGCGGTCCTGCTCTCGTGCCCTCTCCTGCAAGATGCTTCAGCAGTTCTTTCCCTCGTCTTGCCTTTGGCGATGGTTGTTGACGAGATGAGTGAGAAGGCTCAGACAACGCTAA AAGGCTGGTGGTCCTCCATGGCAGCCGACATGCTGTTGCAACACATCCTGGTGTTCAAAAATGCTTTGGACTTTGCAATCCAAAGTGGCCTCTTGTTAACTCACATTCCAGGCATGAAAGCCGTGCTGGAAGTCCTCAAGCTCCTCTACAAA GCAAACAAAAGAGGGAAATCCTACAAAGTCCCGCTGAGCACCTTTTATGTTGAGGACTTTAAAAACGAGCTCTTTCAGGACGTCCACCGTTGGCATGCATTTTCTAAAAGCGAG GATAATGCACCTGCCATCTTATGCCGGTACCCCTTTGTGCTTAATTTGGTATGCAAGGTGGCAGCCTTTGAGATCATGGCATCTATAACAAAG TCAGCTCACCTTGTCCCCCGTGGTCTGATGCCCCAACATTTCCACTCAGTAGCACCAGTCCTTCAGCTGTCACTGAGACCAAGTCACGTGCTCGAGGACACCTTCAGACAACTCGATGCGGCCGACCACAGCGCCTTCAAAAAAGAACTTGTG GTGCAGTTTGTGGATGACGGCAAAGTGATGCAAGTCAACAAGAGGGACCTCTTTCTCCATGTCTTTGATGAGCTGATGGCGCCGCACTTGTTCATGTACAACGTGAAGACTAGGCTGGCCTGGTTCCCCCCCAAG CCCAAAGTAGGGGAGAACACATACTTCCTGTTTGGGGTTCTATGCGGCCTGGCTCTGCACAACGACAACATGGTCCATATGCCCTTCCCGCTCGTTCTCTTCAGGAAGCTACTCGGGGTCAAGCCCTCATTGGACGACATGAAGGAATTTGAACCCACCGTCGCAGA GGGATTGCGATGCATTTTAGAAGATTACAGCGCCGATGTCCTCGAAGACATGGAGACTACTTTTACC gtgacTTGGGGCGGTGATGAAGTAGAGCTTGATCCAAAAGATGCTGATAAACTTGTCACAAGTTCCAACAA GAAAGAGTTTGTGTCCGCCTTTGTCAACTACGCCTTCAGCAAATCGGTGGAGGGCGTCTTTGAGGCGTTCAAGAGAGGCTTCTTCAAGGTGTGCGAGGCGGACGTGGTGGCCTTCTTTCAGCCGGAGGAGCTGCAAGCGGTGATGGTGGGAAATGAAAACTACGACTGGGATGTGTTCAAGCAG AATACCGTCTATGAAGGCGAGTATCACGCTGCCCACCCAAACATTGTCATCTTCTGGGAGGTGTTTGACAGACTGACtgaggaagaaaagaagaaattccTTT CTTTTCTTACGGGCTGCGACCGGGTGCCTTTTTCAGGCATGTCCAGCATCCAGATGACAGTCGCCATCTTGCCCGGCTCTTCCGATCTCCATTTCCCAGAGGCCCTCACGTGCCACCACCTTCTGTTGCTACCCATCTACCTGCCGTACCCGGTCGGGAGGCAAATGTACAACAGGCTCCTTTATGCCATCAATCATAGTCGTGGCTTcaccaaaacgtataaaacagAAGGCTAA
- the LOC144052031 gene encoding putative E3 ubiquitin-protein ligase HERC6 isoform X2, protein MELFLPTEATREGSLDERFLQVKTPQDHSLALCASGRVYSWGAAEDGQLGLLPDVLYDAQRPSPVHIPLQIPVIQVACGNFYSMALTKGGSVFSWGLNSHGQLGLGRQISLQYTPLLVCALTGIPVTQISAGADHVLFLTLSGLVYCCGANAHGQLGLNRIDSNGRFNICVVPALRRLSVSFITCGEAHTAVLTKDGNVYTFGEGAHGQLGHGSSANELLPKLVDGIDGGASQVKCGRRHTLVLGSSGQIWAFGSGVKGQIGTGKPEGSLTPTLVQLPWNSDSATVAPTDLKIAAGWNANFAFSSSQSGKQRQIIGRLDEEKVQKWLALKKRNTEAEREINEVFFTNSSLVASFTKNIGLSLKADALNVDLEAARQTFSKMLAVPWIKKKMNLAALIEVLLCLRNTLKSPEIIAVLLSCPLLQDASAVLSLVLPLAMVVDEMSEKAQTTLKGWWSSMAADMLLQHILVFKNALDFAIQSGLLLTHIPGMKAVLEVLKLLYKANKRGKSYKVPLSTFYVEDFKNELFQDVHRWHAFSKSEDNAPAILCRYPFVLNLVCKVAAFEIMASITKSAHLVPRGLMPQHFHSVAPVLQLSLRPSHVLEDTFRQLDAADHSAFKKELVVQFVDDGKVMQVNKRDLFLHVFDELMAPHLFMYNVKTRLAWFPPKPKVGENTYFLFGVLCGLALHNDNMVHMPFPLVLFRKLLGVKPSLDDMKEFEPTVAEGLRCILEDYSADVLEDMETTFTVTWGGDEVELDPKDADKLVTSSNKKEFVSAFVNYAFSKSVEGVFEAFKRGFFKVCEADVVAFFQPEELQAVMVGNENYDWDVFKQNTVYEGEYHAAHPNIVIFWEVFDRLTEEEKKKFLSFLTGCDRVPFSGMSSIQMTVAILPGSSDLHFPEALTCHHLLLLPIYLPYPVGRQMYNRLLYAINHSRGFTKTYKTEG, encoded by the exons ATGGAGTTGTTTCTTCCTACGGAAGCAACTCGAGAAGGCAGCTTGGACGAAAGGTTTTTACAGGTGAAAACACCTCAG GACCATTCTCTGGCCCTCTGTGCATCTGGACGAGTCTATTCCTGGGGAGCAGCAGAGGATGGACAACTCGGGTTATTGCCTGATGTTTTATATGATGCTCAGAGACCAAG TCCAGTGCATATACCACTGCAAATACCAGTGATTCAGGTTGCTTGTGGAAACTTTTACTCCATGGCATTGACTAAAG GAGGCAGCGTTTTCTCGTGGGGTTTAAACAGTCACGGCCAACTGGGTTTGGGGAGGCAGATTTCTCTGCAGTACACACCCCTCCTGGTGTGCGCACTCACTGGCATACCGGTAACCCAGATCTCAGCCGGAGCGGATCATGTGCTGTTCCTCACCTTGTCAGGCCTGGTGTACTGCTGCGGGGCCAATGCACATGGTCAGCTGGGCCTTAACAGGATTGATAGCAATG GCAGATTCAACATCTGTGTTGTTCCCGCTCTTCGACGTCTGAGTGTCTCCTTCATCACTTGTGGAGAGGCTCACACTGCCGTCTTAACAAAG GACGGCAACGTTTATACATTTGGAGAGGGAGCTCATGGTCAGCTGGGTCATGGCTCTTCTGCTAATGAGCTGTTACCCAAACTGGTGGATGGGATTGATGGAGGTGCCTCACAGGTGAAATGTGGCAG ACGTCACACTCTCGTTTTGGGATCCTCTGGCCAAATTTGGGCTTTTGGCAGTGGGGTGAAAGGTCAGATTGGGACTGGAAAACCAGAGGGCAGTCTGACTCCCACGCTAGTGCAACTTCCATGGAACTCTGACAGCGCAACAGTCGCACCCACAG ATTTGAAAATAGCAGCCGGGTGGAATGCAAACTTTGCTTTCTCTTCATCACAG AGTGGAAAGCAACGTCAGATTATCGGAAGGCTTGATGaggaaaaagtacaaaaatggcTGGCATTAAAAAAGCGCAATACAGAGGCTGAAAG AGAAATCAATGAGGTCTTTTTCACAAATTCAAGCCTTGTCGCAAGTTTCACAAAAAACAT TGGGCTTTCACTAAAAGCAGATGCCTTGAATGTGGACCTTGAGGCTGCCAGACAAACTTTCTCTAAGATGCTGGCAGTgccatggattaaaaaaaag ATGAATCTGGCAGCACTGATAGAGGTGCTGCTGTGTTTGCGAAACACCCTCAAATCTCCAGAGATCATCGCGGTCCTGCTCTCGTGCCCTCTCCTGCAAGATGCTTCAGCAGTTCTTTCCCTCGTCTTGCCTTTGGCGATGGTTGTTGACGAGATGAGTGAGAAGGCTCAGACAACGCTAA AAGGCTGGTGGTCCTCCATGGCAGCCGACATGCTGTTGCAACACATCCTGGTGTTCAAAAATGCTTTGGACTTTGCAATCCAAAGTGGCCTCTTGTTAACTCACATTCCAGGCATGAAAGCCGTGCTGGAAGTCCTCAAGCTCCTCTACAAA GCAAACAAAAGAGGGAAATCCTACAAAGTCCCGCTGAGCACCTTTTATGTTGAGGACTTTAAAAACGAGCTCTTTCAGGACGTCCACCGTTGGCATGCATTTTCTAAAAGCGAG GATAATGCACCTGCCATCTTATGCCGGTACCCCTTTGTGCTTAATTTGGTATGCAAGGTGGCAGCCTTTGAGATCATGGCATCTATAACAAAG TCAGCTCACCTTGTCCCCCGTGGTCTGATGCCCCAACATTTCCACTCAGTAGCACCAGTCCTTCAGCTGTCACTGAGACCAAGTCACGTGCTCGAGGACACCTTCAGACAACTCGATGCGGCCGACCACAGCGCCTTCAAAAAAGAACTTGTG GTGCAGTTTGTGGATGACGGCAAAGTGATGCAAGTCAACAAGAGGGACCTCTTTCTCCATGTCTTTGATGAGCTGATGGCGCCGCACTTGTTCATGTACAACGTGAAGACTAGGCTGGCCTGGTTCCCCCCCAAG CCCAAAGTAGGGGAGAACACATACTTCCTGTTTGGGGTTCTATGCGGCCTGGCTCTGCACAACGACAACATGGTCCATATGCCCTTCCCGCTCGTTCTCTTCAGGAAGCTACTCGGGGTCAAGCCCTCATTGGACGACATGAAGGAATTTGAACCCACCGTCGCAGA GGGATTGCGATGCATTTTAGAAGATTACAGCGCCGATGTCCTCGAAGACATGGAGACTACTTTTACC gtgacTTGGGGCGGTGATGAAGTAGAGCTTGATCCAAAAGATGCTGATAAACTTGTCACAAGTTCCAACAA GAAAGAGTTTGTGTCCGCCTTTGTCAACTACGCCTTCAGCAAATCGGTGGAGGGCGTCTTTGAGGCGTTCAAGAGAGGCTTCTTCAAGGTGTGCGAGGCGGACGTGGTGGCCTTCTTTCAGCCGGAGGAGCTGCAAGCGGTGATGGTGGGAAATGAAAACTACGACTGGGATGTGTTCAAGCAG AATACCGTCTATGAAGGCGAGTATCACGCTGCCCACCCAAACATTGTCATCTTCTGGGAGGTGTTTGACAGACTGACtgaggaagaaaagaagaaattccTTT CTTTTCTTACGGGCTGCGACCGGGTGCCTTTTTCAGGCATGTCCAGCATCCAGATGACAGTCGCCATCTTGCCCGGCTCTTCCGATCTCCATTTCCCAGAGGCCCTCACGTGCCACCACCTTCTGTTGCTACCCATCTACCTGCCGTACCCGGTCGGGAGGCAAATGTACAACAGGCTCCTTTATGCCATCAATCATAGTCGTGGCTTcaccaaaacgtataaaacagAAGGCTAA